A segment of the Coffea arabica cultivar ET-39 chromosome 8c, Coffea Arabica ET-39 HiFi, whole genome shotgun sequence genome:
gaaattaGATGTTAATTTTTGTACCTCCAATTATGCTTTCAATCTAGGACTGGAGATTCTGGGATTTCCCTGCAATCAGTTTGGTCAGCAAGAACCAGGAAGTAATGATGAGATCGTAGATTTTGTCTGCACCCGTTTCAAGTCAGAATTCCCCATCTTTgacaaagtaaataaaattgaCTAAACTTTAGCCTGCTTTCATATTAAGCTCCAATTCTGTTGCTGTTTTGCCAAATCATTTAGTGAATAGTGAAATCATGtacttcccaaaaaaaaaaaaaaaaaaaaatgacgtAGAAGCAACTGTGTCACTTGGCATCACATTGCTCTGCAAAGCATTTATATAAACCATTTCAGTTTTGAGATTCGTATTCATTGCATATTCTTATAATAGATTGAAGTGAACGGCGAAAATTCTGCTCCAATTTATAAGTTTCTGAAGAAAGGAAAGTGGGGGCTAATAGGAGATAACATTCAGTGGAACTTTGCAAAATTCCTGGTTGATAAGAATGGACAGGCAGTTGATCGCTACTACCCTACAACTTCTCCTCTTACCATTGAGGTAATCCCTCCTGCTGATTTCCTGGTGTTATTGAGTTCAATTTCTGTGTCATCCGGACTTCAAAATGCACATATGTTAAAGGTCTCCAATGATGTCATCAGCTTTTATGAACGATGCATAGAAACTGAACTTGTGATTTTGTTTTAATTGCAGCGAGATATAAAGAAGCTCTTGGGAGTTTCTTAGATGCCACAAGATACGGGGGCTTCGTGATGTTAGTTAGTCTGGAATTCTGATCGGATCTTGCGTTTGGCACATTTTGCTCTCCTATCTACCGGCTAACATGATTGAAGATGACATCATGAAGTAAACTTCAtgtaatttatttgttttctgtACTTTCTGCTGTGACTATTTTAATAAGATCATGATCTGAAACCCGAGATTCTATATTTTCTGCTGTTATGAGATTATCATCTCGCTTCGTCAAACATTTTCACTTAACAAGGAAAGCAAAACTTATAACagttttattaagttgaaaccaACTCAAAAGCACTATATAGCTGCATCAATTCGTGACGTTTTATTGTTAAGTCATGATTATGACCTTGTGAGGAGTAAATTGAAATCTTGCAAAAAGTTGGAGATCAACCATCCAGTTATTCTGGATGAGCTGCTTTATTGTGTCCAAGCATTGGAACCTCCCTCCCAAGTCCCAACCCCTACCCGGCTACCCCCCAGAAAACACGAGAGAGAGGATGACAAGTAGAGAACAAAAAGGAGAAACAGAAAAAATGTTTCGTCACTGCAGCATCTAATCATCAGCCCAGAAAACTTCCATCGATCCCCAGTCTTTCTTGGGGACTTTCAAGGCTTTCCAAACTGCTTCAGAGGCATCAACAATGTTATTTTGACATGGTGGCTGGAAACCATGATCGGAGTCGCAACCCTTCGTTGAGTCACACTCATCAACCACCATGGCTCTGGCACTTCTTCCATTACCGAAGATGGTAATGTACTTATGGCACCTTTTCAGGCCATTGAACCATCCTGTGGATAGAGCCACCACTGGTGTGTTGTTGGAATGGAACTTATTGTCACACGCAGAAGTTCCACCACCATCTCCACCCTTCTGAAAATCATTTATAGTCAGAATTGCCTTTGTGCGTTTAGAAACAGGAGGCGAACACTCGTAGGTTTTGTAAACTCTGCCTGCCTGACAGCAATCATCAGTATGAGGATCACACTGGTCTCTTGGTGCTTGTTTTCCTCTGATTTTGCCGCTTGGCGTGCACGGTTTGGCTTCCACCATCAAAATCGTACAAGCCAAAGCAATGATTGAGAGCAAAACCAAGAGGCAGATCGAACTAAATTGGACTTGTTTTCTCATGTTTTcagttctctctttttttctttaggTTCTGATGTCTGAGGTCGTGGAGTATATATAGCACACTAAGTACTGAATGCCTCCAACAAGATCAACAAATAGGGGCTGAAATAAGACGCTTTTGCATAAATCTTTGCGACATTGTGCACCCTTTCTTTCTATGACTCTTTTCTATGGGTCCTTAGGCGTTTACATGAGATACTTTGGAATTAAAAGAGTGTGTTGTCACTTGTCCCTTTGGGCGTCCACACTACTAAGATGTTAATTTGGCAGCTACCATGTCTGGATTCTCGAAGATTTCCAAGGTAATCGACGAGAACTGATGATTGCTCCAAGCTAGAaccaatcaaatcaaatcacaaTGAACCCTGATACTTAGTTGCCCACTATGTAGCATGTCGACATGAAAATGCAGTTCAATTACATTGCTGTTGCCAAAACACGGAGGATTGTCTTTTGCCCTCTATGTGACCACTTCAAACAGCAAATGTTTTACCGATAGCTTAGAAGgcagggttttttttttcctaatctcGATCTTGTTCTTTACTTccatcttgttttttttttttttttttttgtgaaattttatatTGCGTGCGTGCGTTggaagggtaatttggtcaattcATGAAATCATCGGCATCGCGCACAACGTGCCAAATTTAAGCCCAAAACTGGGCGGTCCAACCCAACCCAATTGTACTTGATTGAGAAGCTTGTGACAGACCGCATTCCCCACGCTACTCGAAAGGCCTGTGTTTCCATCCAAATATTGGCCGCAGCTCCTAGCTCCGTACAACGTTccatttgaaagaaaaatgtctTCGAACTGATTTGTTCCGTTCTTCCCATCTTCAAAACAAGAACAGCGTGCAAGgccaaaaaagaagagaaaaacagaaaactgAAGCCAAAAAGCTCAGGAGAGGATACTTCTTCTTAGCCCCAAAAAATTCAGTTAACCCGCAATTTGATTTGAGTTCTGCATCTCAAGAAATCCAATTACAACAGTAATGTAGACCCAAATTGGTACTCCAATCAATTTGTTGAGAGAGCTCCCAAAGTTTTATGCCGAAGACCATCATATTTAACCACCGCTACAAGCAGCCATAATATGCGCTCTACCAGCGCCAACCATGACCACCTATTCACTACTAAAAAAACACTAAGAAGGGGGGGCAGCTTTGTTACAAGAGGCTATGTTAGCACAAACCATCATTGCCTACTGGTGGTCGCACCATAAGTCAAAGagtccctctctctctctctctccccgtTTCATTTACAACAACAACACATATATACAAAAATTGCCATGTGTTGATTGCAGCAATTGTATCATCCGCGCGTCAGGTCAATCTCTGTCTGGGGATTCCTCAAGTCTGGCCGGGAAACAGGAGGCCAACCACCTGCTCCAGAGTTTCCTGTAGGATCCTGACCAGGAGCACCACTACCCAGTGCTGATGACTTGTCTTCAGACTTGGGTACTATGCTCTTGTCATCTTTATCACTAGCTTCTGATTTGCTCTTTCCCTTGGTACCA
Coding sequences within it:
- the LOC113706239 gene encoding putative ripening-related protein 1; this translates as MRKQVQFSSICLLVLLSIIALACTILMVEAKPCTPSGKIRGKQAPRDQCDPHTDDCCQAGRVYKTYECSPPVSKRTKAILTINDFQKGGDGGGTSACDNKFHSNNTPVVALSTGWFNGLKRCHKYITIFGNGRSARAMVVDECDSTKGCDSDHGFQPPCQNNIVDASEAVWKALKVPKKDWGSMEVFWADD
- the LOC113705214 gene encoding probable glutathione peroxidase 8 — its product is MASLSEKAPQSVYDFTVKDAKGNDVDLSIYAGKVLLIVNVASKCGFTNSNYTELNELYQKYKDQGLEILGFPCNQFGQQEPGSNDEIVDFVCTRFKSEFPIFDKIEVNGENSAPIYKFLKKGKWGLIGDNIQWNFAKFLVDKNGQAVDRYYPTTSPLTIERDIKKLLGVS